In Pantoea cypripedii, the following proteins share a genomic window:
- a CDS encoding Na+/H+ antiporter, with translation MEIFFTILIMTLVVSLSGVAARILPFQIPLPLVQIAAGAMLAWPTFGLHVDFDPELFLVLFIPPLLFADGWKTPINEFLHHGREIIGLALVLVLITVVGIGYLIYWLVPGIPLIPAFALAAVLSPTDAVALSGIVGEGRIPKKIMSIVQGEALMNDASGLVSLKFAVAVAMGTMVFTWGGASVEFLKVAVGGLVAGVAVCWLYGRSLRLLSRWSGDDPATQTVLLLLLPFASYLIAEHLGVSGILAAVAAGMTITRSGIIRQAPLAMRLRANSVWQMLEFVFNGMVFLMLGLQLPDILEASVEQANADPNVQLWMLFTDIVLVYGALMVVRFGWLWLMKRGSQRFLKKKPLEFASYSLRELLIASFAGVRGAITLAGVLSIPLFLTNGDAFPARYELVFLATGVILFSLLVGVVVLPLLLRGIEGTDKVGHRREVQSARAAMATVAIDSLHKMEERLEKDTQENIDPELLKEVSLRVIGNLRRRVVGKDELEQALFAENLERRFRLTAIRAERAEVYHLRATQQISNETMQKLLRDLDLLEALLIEKEE, from the coding sequence ATGGAAATCTTCTTTACTATTCTCATCATGACGCTGGTGGTGTCGCTCTCCGGCGTCGCGGCACGTATCTTGCCCTTTCAAATCCCGCTGCCGCTGGTGCAGATTGCTGCCGGTGCGATGCTCGCCTGGCCCACCTTTGGTCTGCATGTCGATTTTGATCCCGAACTGTTTCTGGTGCTGTTCATTCCGCCCTTGCTGTTCGCCGACGGCTGGAAAACGCCGATTAACGAATTCCTGCACCACGGGCGCGAGATCATCGGTCTGGCACTGGTGCTGGTGCTGATCACCGTGGTGGGGATCGGTTACCTGATTTACTGGCTGGTGCCGGGCATCCCGCTGATTCCGGCCTTTGCCCTGGCGGCGGTACTGTCACCCACCGATGCGGTGGCGCTCTCCGGTATCGTCGGTGAAGGGCGTATCCCGAAGAAAATTATGTCGATTGTGCAGGGCGAAGCCCTGATGAACGACGCATCTGGCCTGGTGTCACTGAAATTTGCCGTCGCCGTGGCGATGGGCACCATGGTGTTCACCTGGGGCGGAGCCAGCGTTGAGTTCCTCAAAGTGGCGGTGGGCGGCCTGGTGGCGGGTGTCGCAGTCTGCTGGCTGTATGGCCGTTCGCTGCGTCTGCTGAGCCGCTGGAGTGGTGATGACCCGGCGACCCAAACCGTATTGCTGCTGCTGTTGCCGTTCGCCTCTTATCTGATTGCTGAACATCTTGGCGTGTCGGGCATCCTTGCGGCGGTGGCAGCGGGTATGACTATCACCCGTTCCGGCATTATCCGCCAGGCTCCGCTGGCGATGCGTCTGCGTGCCAACAGCGTCTGGCAGATGCTGGAGTTCGTGTTTAACGGCATGGTGTTCCTGATGCTGGGTCTGCAATTGCCGGACATCCTCGAAGCCTCCGTCGAGCAGGCGAATGCCGATCCCAATGTCCAGCTGTGGATGTTGTTCACGGATATCGTGCTGGTGTATGGCGCGCTGATGGTGGTGCGTTTTGGCTGGCTGTGGCTGATGAAACGCGGCAGTCAGCGTTTCCTGAAGAAAAAGCCGCTGGAGTTTGCCAGCTACTCGCTGCGTGAGCTGCTAATCGCCTCTTTCGCCGGGGTGCGCGGTGCCATTACCCTCGCCGGTGTGCTGTCGATTCCGCTGTTCCTCACCAATGGCGATGCCTTCCCGGCGCGCTACGAGCTGGTGTTTCTCGCCACGGGCGTGATCCTGTTCTCATTGCTGGTTGGCGTAGTGGTGCTGCCTCTCCTGCTGCGCGGCATTGAGGGCACCGATAAAGTGGGACATCGTCGCGAGGTGCAAAGTGCGCGTGCTGCGATGGCCACGGTGGCGATTGATAGCCTGCACAAGATGGAAGAGCGACTGGAAAAAGACACCCAGGAAAACATCGACCCGGAGCTGTTGAAAGAGGTGAGCCTGCGGGTGATTGGTAACCTGCGCCGTCGCGTGGTTGGTAAAGACGAGCTGGAGCAGGCGCTGTTTGCCGAAAATCTGGAACGCCGATTCCGTCTCACAGCCATCAGGGCAGAACGCGCCGAGGTTTACCATCTGCGCGCCACCCAGCAAATCTCCAATGAAACCATGCAGAAACTGCTGCGCGATCTCGACCTGCTGGAAGCCCTGCTGATCGAGAAAGAGGAGTAA
- a CDS encoding LysR family transcriptional regulator produces the protein MDVRALRYFTEVVRQQSFTRAAQKLYVTQPTISKMLRQLEEELGCTLLLRDGRKLHLTDSGQAVYQRGLAILQEFHQLEAEIGDINQLKTGELRLGIPPMVGMQIAGSISAFRRRYPGVELKIAEFGGLTVQQAVLDGSLDIALTALPVDPDLPLNTLELMHHPLCVLLPRTAPWLNRTHLGLGELAEHPLLIFNEEFSLNRQLMKAFHRLGLTPNIAVRSGQWDFLAAMVQAEMGLAILPEPICQRLDKQSLLWLPLESELKWSLGLIWREGSYLSRSAQAWIACCREHWPDNAPRISV, from the coding sequence ATGGACGTCCGCGCGCTGCGCTACTTTACCGAAGTGGTGCGCCAGCAAAGTTTCACCCGCGCTGCCCAGAAGCTCTACGTAACCCAGCCGACCATCAGCAAAATGCTGCGCCAGCTGGAAGAGGAGCTGGGCTGCACGCTGCTGTTGCGCGACGGGCGCAAACTGCACCTTACCGATAGCGGCCAGGCGGTGTATCAGCGTGGACTGGCGATTTTGCAGGAATTTCATCAGCTGGAAGCCGAAATTGGTGACATCAACCAGTTGAAGACCGGCGAGCTGCGCCTTGGCATTCCGCCGATGGTCGGGATGCAGATTGCCGGTTCCATCTCGGCGTTTCGCCGCCGCTATCCGGGTGTTGAGCTGAAGATCGCCGAATTTGGTGGTCTGACTGTGCAGCAGGCGGTACTGGATGGCAGCCTCGATATCGCACTGACTGCGCTGCCGGTTGACCCCGACCTCCCTCTCAACACGCTGGAATTGATGCACCATCCCTTGTGTGTCCTGCTGCCCCGCACCGCGCCCTGGCTTAATCGTACCCACCTTGGATTGGGCGAGCTGGCGGAACATCCGCTGCTGATTTTCAACGAAGAATTTTCCCTGAATCGGCAGCTGATGAAGGCGTTTCATCGCCTGGGTCTGACCCCGAATATCGCGGTGCGCAGCGGTCAGTGGGATTTTCTGGCGGCGATGGTACAGGCAGAAATGGGGCTGGCGATTCTGCCGGAGCCGATTTGTCAGCGTCTGGATAAACAATCGTTACTGTGGCTACCGCTGGAATCGGAGCTGAAGTGGAGCCTGGGATTAATCTGGCGGGAAGGTAGCTATTTGTCGCGCAGTGCCCAGGCGTGGATTGCCTGCTGCCGTGAGCACTGGCCGGATAATGCGCCGCGCATCTCAGTGTGA
- a CDS encoding CidA/LrgA family protein, with translation MAFALSPRRTDMLQRIFVPLQLVLYVGLFMASDKLVGWLHLPLPANVVGMVLLLVLIMTHVIPLRWVKAGANWLLAEMLLFFVPAVVAVVNYSDLLRSEGWRICVVIALSTLLVLAATSLVVDRVYRFEMARAARKQARHE, from the coding sequence ATGGCGTTCGCATTGAGTCCGCGCAGAACGGACATGCTGCAGCGTATTTTCGTCCCGCTACAGCTGGTGCTGTATGTGGGATTGTTTATGGCCAGCGACAAACTGGTGGGCTGGTTGCATTTGCCGCTGCCCGCCAACGTCGTCGGCATGGTTTTGTTGTTGGTATTAATCATGACGCACGTCATACCACTGCGTTGGGTGAAAGCCGGGGCGAACTGGTTGCTGGCCGAGATGCTGCTGTTCTTTGTTCCGGCGGTGGTGGCGGTGGTGAACTACAGCGATCTGCTGCGTAGCGAAGGCTGGCGTATCTGCGTGGTGATCGCGCTCAGTACCCTGCTGGTACTGGCTGCCACCTCGCTGGTGGTCGACCGTGTTTACCGTTTTGAAATGGCGCGCGCCGCGCGTAAGCAGGCACGTCATGAATGA
- a CDS encoding LrgB family protein, whose amino-acid sequence MNDLIISLICLVLTLLVYYLNKRLYRRWRTLLLMPLVMTPLVLVVLLLVTHVSWKDYIAESHWLLWLLGPATLAFAVPVYENQEIIKRHWLSLSLGVATATLVSVCSSVWLARLLTLPESIQRSLAVRSITTPFALAAAKPIGGQPDLVALFVVITGVFGMAVGDFLFLRIAIKQGVAKGAGFGAASHGAGTARAYQIGQQEGVVSSLVMMLSGVVTVILAPLLGHLMWQA is encoded by the coding sequence ATGAATGACCTGATTATCAGCCTGATCTGTCTGGTGCTGACGCTGCTGGTGTATTACCTCAACAAACGGCTTTACCGTCGCTGGCGTACCTTGTTGTTGATGCCGCTGGTGATGACGCCGCTGGTGTTGGTGGTGCTGCTGCTGGTAACCCATGTGAGCTGGAAAGACTATATCGCCGAAAGCCACTGGCTGTTGTGGCTGCTCGGCCCGGCCACCCTGGCCTTTGCCGTGCCGGTGTATGAAAACCAGGAGATTATTAAACGTCACTGGTTATCGCTCAGCCTGGGTGTGGCGACGGCGACGCTGGTTTCCGTTTGTAGCTCGGTGTGGCTGGCGCGGCTGCTGACCTTGCCGGAATCCATCCAGCGCAGCCTGGCGGTACGCTCCATCACCACGCCGTTTGCACTGGCAGCGGCCAAACCCATCGGTGGCCAACCGGACCTGGTGGCGTTATTTGTGGTGATCACCGGGGTGTTTGGTATGGCGGTCGGGGATTTTCTGTTCCTGCGCATCGCGATTAAGCAGGGGGTGGCGAAAGGTGCGGGCTTTGGTGCTGCATCGCACGGTGCCGGTACCGCACGCGCTTACCAGATCGGCCAGCAGGAAGGTGTGGTTTCCAGCCTGGTGATGATGCTTTCCGGCGTGGTAACGGTGATCCTCGCACCGCTGCTCGGCCACCTGATGTGGCAGGCTTAA
- a CDS encoding YfaZ family outer membrane protein: protein MLKQLVTGSVLGLALLSSGAQAIEGSVDVGEHTTNLNLGLGTTSPGLFLNGNWLRSDHDGSSYGLGLGYNVDFGGLRLAPTAKALFTHPEDGKDGFTVAVGAGAQYNFNRMWGLYGGYYYAPEAFSDHLDSYKEMSGGLSFTPISLLNVRVGYQYIELNNKGSRKDNVLADGPYVGASLRF, encoded by the coding sequence ATGTTAAAGCAACTTGTTACAGGAAGCGTACTGGGTCTGGCACTGCTGAGCAGCGGCGCGCAGGCGATTGAGGGCAGTGTTGACGTGGGTGAGCACACCACCAACCTCAACCTTGGCCTCGGTACGACCTCACCGGGTTTGTTCCTCAATGGCAACTGGCTGCGCAGCGATCATGACGGCAGCAGCTACGGTCTGGGACTGGGTTATAACGTCGATTTCGGCGGCCTGCGTCTGGCACCGACAGCGAAAGCGCTGTTCACTCACCCGGAAGATGGTAAAGACGGCTTTACTGTGGCAGTGGGTGCGGGTGCGCAATATAACTTCAACCGTATGTGGGGCCTGTATGGTGGCTACTACTACGCACCAGAAGCGTTCTCTGATCACCTCGACAGCTACAAGGAAATGTCCGGTGGCCTGAGCTTCACCCCGATTTCCCTGCTGAACGTGCGTGTCGGTTATCAGTACATCGAGCTGAACAACAAGGGCAGCCGTAAAGACAACGTACTGGCCGATGGCCCGTATGTCGGCGCGTCACTGCGTTTCTGA
- a CDS encoding cation acetate symporter, with protein MKRLLPLLLAAAPLSAFADAITGEVQKQATNYEAIIMFVVFVAATLGITYWASKRTRSRSDYYTAGGNITGFQNGLAMAGDFMSAASFLGISALVYTSGYDGLIYSLGFLVGWPMILFLIAERLRNLGRFTFADVASYRLAQKPIRTLSACGSLVVVALYLIAQMVGAGKLIQLLFGLNYHIAVVLVGILMVMYVLFGGMLATTWVQIIKAVLLLFGASFMAIMVMKATNFSFNTLFTEAMAVHPKGAAIMQPGGLVKDPISALSLGLGLMFGTAGLPHILMRFFTVADAREARKSVFWATGFMGYFYFLTFIIGFGAILLVGANPAFKDASGALIGGTNMAAVHLADAVGGSLFLGFISAVAFATILAVVAGLTLAGASAVSHDLYASVIRKGQATEREELHVSKVTVLVLGVVAIALGILFEKQNIAFMVGLAFSIAASCNFPIILLSMYWSKLTTRGAMIGGWLGLLTAVVLMILGPTIWVQVLGHAKPIYPYEYPALFSMLAAFIGTWLFSITDSSEQGAAERRRFRGQFIRSQTGVGIQQGKSH; from the coding sequence ATGAAGCGTCTGCTCCCGCTGCTCCTCGCCGCTGCGCCACTCAGCGCCTTTGCCGATGCCATCACCGGTGAAGTACAGAAACAGGCCACCAACTATGAAGCCATTATCATGTTCGTGGTGTTTGTTGCCGCGACGCTGGGCATCACGTATTGGGCCTCAAAACGTACCCGTTCACGCAGTGACTACTACACCGCAGGCGGCAACATTACCGGCTTCCAAAATGGGCTGGCGATGGCGGGGGATTTTATGTCCGCCGCGTCTTTCCTCGGTATTTCGGCGCTGGTGTATACCTCGGGCTATGACGGCCTGATTTATTCACTCGGCTTCCTGGTGGGCTGGCCGATGATCCTGTTTCTGATTGCCGAGCGCCTGCGTAACCTGGGCCGTTTTACCTTTGCCGACGTGGCCTCTTATCGTCTGGCACAGAAACCGATTCGTACCCTCTCCGCCTGCGGCTCGCTGGTGGTGGTTGCGCTGTATCTGATTGCGCAGATGGTCGGGGCCGGTAAGCTGATTCAGCTGCTGTTCGGCCTTAACTACCATATCGCGGTGGTGCTGGTGGGCATCCTGATGGTGATGTATGTGTTGTTCGGCGGCATGCTGGCGACGACATGGGTACAAATCATCAAAGCGGTGCTGCTGCTGTTCGGGGCCAGTTTTATGGCGATTATGGTGATGAAGGCCACCAACTTCAGTTTCAATACGCTGTTTACTGAGGCAATGGCGGTGCATCCGAAAGGCGCGGCGATTATGCAGCCTGGCGGGCTGGTGAAAGATCCGATCTCCGCGCTATCGCTGGGGCTGGGGCTGATGTTTGGTACCGCCGGTTTACCGCATATCCTGATGCGCTTCTTCACCGTGGCGGATGCGCGCGAAGCGCGTAAAAGCGTGTTCTGGGCCACCGGCTTTATGGGTTATTTCTACTTCCTCACCTTTATTATCGGCTTTGGCGCAATTCTGCTGGTGGGCGCTAACCCGGCGTTTAAAGATGCCAGCGGTGCGCTGATTGGCGGCACCAATATGGCGGCGGTACACCTGGCGGATGCGGTAGGCGGCAGCCTGTTCCTCGGCTTTATCTCTGCGGTGGCCTTCGCCACCATTCTGGCAGTGGTAGCCGGTCTGACCCTGGCCGGTGCTTCTGCGGTTTCCCATGACCTGTACGCCAGCGTGATCCGTAAGGGGCAGGCCACTGAGCGTGAGGAGCTGCATGTCTCGAAAGTCACGGTTCTGGTGCTCGGCGTGGTGGCGATTGCGCTGGGGATTTTGTTCGAGAAACAGAACATCGCCTTTATGGTCGGCCTGGCGTTCTCGATTGCGGCCAGCTGTAACTTCCCGATTATCCTGCTGTCGATGTACTGGTCAAAACTGACCACGCGTGGTGCGATGATTGGCGGCTGGCTCGGCCTGTTGACGGCGGTGGTGCTGATGATCCTCGGCCCGACCATTTGGGTGCAGGTGCTGGGACATGCGAAGCCGATTTATCCTTATGAGTATCCGGCGTTGTTCTCAATGCTGGCGGCCTTTATCGGTACCTGGCTGTTTTCCATCACCGACAGTTCAGAGCAGGGAGCCGCTGAACGGCGACGTTTCCGTGGGCAGTTTATTCGTTCACAGACCGGAGTGGGGATTCAGCAGGGGAAATCGCACTAA
- a CDS encoding DUF485 domain-containing protein produces MNEAVNPQEAVWQQIESNPRFQELVHKRQAFALLLSLIMLVLYVGFILLIAFAPAWLGTPLHPGTNVTRGIPIGVGLIVISFVLTGVYVWRANGEFDRLTQQILREVKQ; encoded by the coding sequence ATGAACGAAGCCGTAAACCCTCAGGAAGCTGTGTGGCAGCAAATCGAGAGCAATCCGCGCTTTCAGGAACTGGTGCATAAACGCCAGGCCTTTGCGCTGTTGCTTAGCCTGATCATGCTGGTGCTGTACGTTGGTTTTATCCTGCTGATCGCCTTTGCCCCCGCCTGGCTTGGCACGCCACTCCATCCCGGCACCAATGTGACGCGGGGTATCCCCATCGGCGTGGGCCTGATTGTCATCTCCTTCGTGCTGACCGGCGTCTATGTGTGGCGTGCCAACGGCGAATTTGACCGCCTGACCCAACAAATTCTGCGCGAGGTGAAACAATGA
- the acs gene encoding acetate--CoA ligase — protein MSQIHKHPVPAAIAENALINAGQYAEMYQQSVDDPETFWGEQGKILDWMTPYSKVKNTSFAPGNISIRWYEDGTLNLAANCLDRHLQTRGDHPAIIWEGDDASESKTLTFRQLHGEVCRFANVLSGLGVKKGDVVAIYMPMVPEAAIAMLACARIGAVHSVIFGGFSPEAVAGRIVDSSAKLVITADEGIRAGRSIPLKKNVDDALNNPNVTSVKNVVVFQRTGKDTGWREGRDLWWHDLMAKASDQHQPVAVNAEDPLFILYTSGSTGKPKGVLHTTGGYLVYAATTFKYVFDYHPDDVYWCTADVGWITGHSYLIYGPLACGATTLMFEGVPNWPKPSRMAEVVDKHKVTLLYTAPTAIRALMAEGDKAIEGTHRTSLRIMGSVGEPINPEAWEWYYNKIGDGRCPIVDTWWQTETGGFMITPLPGAIELKAGSATKPFFGVQPALVDNEGNTQEGATEGNLVIVDSWPGQARTLFGDHERFEQTYFSTFKNRYFSGDGARRDEDGYYWITGRVDDVLNVSGHRLGTAEIESALVSHPKIAEAAVVGIPHSIKGQAIYAYITLNHGEEPSPELYTEVRNWVRKEIGPIATPDVLHWTDSLPKTRSGKIMRRILRKIAAGDTSNLGDTSTLADPGVVEKLLEEKQSIKMP, from the coding sequence ATGAGCCAAATTCACAAACATCCCGTTCCTGCTGCGATTGCAGAAAATGCCCTGATCAATGCCGGGCAATATGCAGAGATGTATCAACAGTCGGTTGACGATCCCGAAACCTTTTGGGGCGAACAAGGCAAAATTCTCGACTGGATGACGCCCTACAGCAAAGTGAAGAACACCTCCTTTGCCCCAGGCAATATTTCCATTCGCTGGTATGAAGATGGCACGCTGAATCTCGCGGCCAACTGCCTTGATCGCCATTTGCAAACCCGTGGTGACCATCCCGCCATTATCTGGGAAGGCGATGACGCCAGCGAAAGCAAAACCCTGACCTTCCGCCAGCTGCACGGGGAAGTGTGCCGTTTTGCCAACGTCCTGAGCGGCCTCGGCGTGAAGAAAGGCGATGTAGTCGCTATCTATATGCCGATGGTGCCGGAAGCCGCAATTGCCATGCTGGCCTGCGCCCGTATCGGCGCGGTGCATTCGGTGATTTTCGGCGGCTTCTCACCGGAAGCGGTGGCCGGACGCATCGTCGATTCCAGCGCCAAATTGGTGATCACCGCCGATGAAGGTATACGCGCCGGACGCAGCATTCCGCTGAAGAAAAATGTCGACGATGCCCTGAACAATCCCAACGTCACCAGCGTGAAGAACGTGGTGGTGTTTCAGCGCACCGGGAAAGACACCGGCTGGCGCGAAGGCCGTGACCTGTGGTGGCATGATCTGATGGCAAAAGCCTCCGATCAGCATCAACCGGTGGCGGTGAACGCGGAAGACCCGCTGTTTATCCTTTATACCTCCGGTTCCACCGGCAAGCCGAAAGGCGTGCTGCATACCACCGGCGGTTATCTGGTGTATGCCGCAACCACTTTTAAGTATGTGTTTGATTATCATCCTGATGATGTTTACTGGTGTACCGCCGACGTTGGCTGGATCACCGGTCACAGCTACCTGATTTATGGCCCGCTGGCCTGCGGTGCCACCACGCTGATGTTTGAAGGCGTACCGAACTGGCCGAAGCCGAGCCGCATGGCCGAAGTGGTTGATAAACATAAGGTCACGCTGCTGTACACCGCGCCGACCGCGATTCGCGCACTGATGGCCGAAGGTGACAAAGCCATCGAAGGCACCCATCGCACCAGCCTGCGCATTATGGGTTCGGTGGGCGAACCGATTAACCCGGAAGCCTGGGAGTGGTACTACAACAAGATTGGTGACGGTCGTTGCCCGATTGTTGATACCTGGTGGCAGACCGAAACCGGTGGCTTCATGATCACCCCGTTGCCGGGGGCCATTGAGTTGAAAGCCGGTTCCGCCACCAAACCCTTCTTTGGTGTGCAGCCCGCGCTGGTGGACAACGAGGGCAATACCCAGGAAGGCGCAACCGAAGGCAACCTGGTGATTGTCGATTCATGGCCGGGCCAGGCACGCACCCTGTTTGGCGATCACGAGCGTTTCGAGCAGACCTATTTCTCCACCTTCAAAAATCGCTATTTCAGCGGTGACGGTGCCCGCCGTGATGAAGATGGTTACTACTGGATCACCGGCCGCGTGGATGACGTGCTGAACGTTTCCGGTCACCGCCTCGGCACGGCGGAGATTGAGTCAGCGCTGGTGTCGCATCCGAAGATTGCCGAAGCCGCAGTGGTGGGCATTCCGCACAGCATCAAAGGCCAGGCGATCTATGCTTATATTACGCTGAACCACGGTGAGGAACCGTCGCCTGAGCTTTATACCGAAGTGCGCAACTGGGTACGTAAAGAGATTGGCCCGATTGCCACCCCGGATGTATTGCACTGGACCGATTCACTGCCGAAAACCCGCTCCGGCAAAATCATGCGCCGTATTCTGCGCAAGATCGCCGCGGGCGATACCAGCAATCTGGGCGATACCTCAACCCTGGCCGATCCTGGCGTGGTAGAGAAACTGCTGGAAGAGAAACAATCCATCAAAATGCCCTGA
- the gltP gene encoding glutamate/aspartate:proton symporter GltP — MKGFKFSLAWQIVIALILGVVVGSVLHNQPDDREWLITNILSPAGDIFIHLIKMIVVPIVVSSLIVGIAGVGDAKKLGRIGVKTIVYFEVITTIAIVVGITLANVFQPGSGIDMSTLATVDISKYEATTQAVQGAPHSLVTTILSLIPQNIFASLVRGDMLPIIFFSVLFGLGLSSLPAEHRDPLVGLFRSVSETMFKVTHMIMRYAPVGVFALIAVTIANFGFASLWPLAKLVLLVYVAILFFAFVVLGAVARLCKLRITTLMRILKDELILAYSTSSSETVLPRIMQKMEAYGAPKAITSFVVPTGYSFNLDGSTLYQSIAAIFIAQLYGIDLSLTDEIILVLTLMVTSKGIAGVPGVSFVVLLATLGSVGIPLEGLAFIAGVDRIMDMARTALNVIGNALAVLVIARWENQFDTEQAAAYELQLRTQA; from the coding sequence ATGAAAGGTTTTAAATTCAGCCTCGCCTGGCAAATAGTGATCGCACTGATTCTCGGCGTGGTGGTCGGCTCGGTGCTGCATAATCAGCCGGACGATCGTGAATGGTTAATCACCAATATTCTCAGCCCGGCCGGTGATATCTTCATTCATCTGATCAAGATGATTGTGGTGCCGATTGTCGTTTCATCATTGATTGTCGGCATCGCCGGTGTCGGTGATGCGAAAAAACTCGGACGCATTGGTGTCAAAACCATCGTCTATTTTGAAGTGATCACCACCATTGCCATTGTGGTCGGCATTACGCTGGCCAACGTATTCCAACCCGGCAGCGGCATTGATATGTCAACGCTGGCAACGGTGGACATCTCTAAATATGAAGCTACCACGCAGGCGGTGCAGGGCGCACCTCACAGCCTGGTGACCACCATCCTGTCGCTGATCCCGCAGAACATTTTCGCCTCGCTGGTGAGAGGTGACATGCTGCCGATTATCTTCTTCTCGGTATTGTTTGGTCTGGGGCTGTCATCACTGCCTGCGGAACATCGCGATCCGCTGGTGGGGCTGTTCCGTTCGGTTTCCGAAACCATGTTCAAAGTGACGCATATGATCATGCGCTACGCGCCGGTCGGGGTGTTTGCTCTGATTGCCGTCACCATTGCCAACTTTGGTTTTGCTTCGCTGTGGCCGCTCGCCAAGCTGGTGCTGCTGGTTTACGTCGCGATTCTGTTCTTTGCCTTTGTGGTGCTGGGTGCGGTGGCGCGTTTGTGTAAGCTGCGTATCACCACCCTGATGCGTATCCTGAAAGACGAACTGATTCTGGCCTATTCCACTTCCAGCTCGGAAACCGTGCTGCCACGCATTATGCAGAAGATGGAAGCCTATGGCGCACCGAAGGCCATCACCAGCTTTGTGGTGCCGACCGGTTACTCCTTTAACCTCGACGGTTCTACGCTGTATCAGAGCATCGCGGCGATCTTTATTGCCCAGCTGTACGGTATTGACCTGTCGCTGACCGATGAAATCATCCTGGTGCTGACCCTGATGGTGACCTCGAAAGGGATTGCGGGCGTACCGGGTGTCTCCTTTGTGGTGCTGCTGGCGACGCTGGGCAGCGTAGGGATTCCGCTGGAAGGTCTGGCGTTTATTGCCGGTGTTGACCGCATTATGGATATGGCGCGCACCGCGCTGAACGTGATCGGTAACGCGCTGGCAGTGCTGGTGATCGCGCGCTGGGAAAACCAGTTCGACACCGAACAGGCCGCCGCTTACGAGCTGCAATTACGCACCCAGGCATAA
- the murQ gene encoding N-acetylmuramic acid 6-phosphate etherase — protein MKIDLSQMVTEGRNPASQHIDELSTEAMLRVINDEDKKVALAVEAIVPQIAQVVDAITTAFRQGGRLIYCGAGTSGRLGILDASECPPTFGTPRSQVVGLIAGGHTAILQAVENAEDNVAQGAQDLRDIQFSAKDVLVGIAASGRTPYVLGALDYAKQQGAFSAALTCNPNSAMAQVADVALTPVVGPEVVTGSSRMKAGTAQKLVLNMLTTGAMIRSGKVYGNLMVDVEATNQKLVQRQINIVRQATDCDEARAQQALAACQGHCKTAIVMVLAGLQADEAQALLGQHHGFIRQALRDAGAQ, from the coding sequence ATGAAAATCGATCTTAGCCAGATGGTCACTGAGGGCCGTAACCCGGCCAGCCAGCATATTGATGAGTTGTCGACGGAAGCGATGCTGCGCGTTATCAACGATGAAGATAAAAAGGTGGCGCTGGCTGTAGAAGCGATCGTGCCGCAGATTGCCCAGGTAGTGGATGCCATCACCACTGCCTTTCGCCAGGGCGGTCGCCTGATTTACTGTGGTGCTGGCACCTCCGGGCGTCTTGGCATTCTGGATGCCAGCGAATGTCCGCCGACCTTTGGCACGCCGCGCAGTCAGGTGGTGGGGTTAATCGCCGGGGGCCACACCGCGATTTTGCAGGCGGTGGAAAACGCGGAAGACAACGTTGCGCAGGGCGCACAGGATCTGCGTGATATTCAGTTCAGCGCCAAAGACGTGCTGGTGGGCATTGCTGCCAGTGGCCGCACCCCGTACGTGCTGGGGGCGCTCGACTACGCGAAACAACAAGGTGCGTTTAGCGCCGCCTTAACCTGCAACCCAAATAGCGCGATGGCGCAGGTGGCCGATGTGGCGCTGACCCCGGTGGTTGGCCCGGAAGTGGTCACCGGTTCCTCGCGGATGAAAGCCGGTACCGCGCAGAAGCTGGTGCTGAATATGCTGACCACTGGCGCGATGATTCGCAGCGGCAAGGTGTACGGCAACCTGATGGTGGATGTGGAAGCCACCAACCAGAAGCTGGTGCAGCGGCAGATTAACATCGTGCGCCAGGCGACCGACTGCGATGAAGCCAGGGCACAGCAGGCGCTGGCGGCCTGTCAGGGCCACTGCAAAACCGCCATTGTGATGGTGCTGGCGGGCTTACAGGCTGATGAAGCGCAGGCGCTGCTGGGCCAGCATCATGGCTTTATTCGTCAGGCGTTACGTGATGCAGGAGCGCAATAA